From Argopecten irradians isolate NY chromosome 2, Ai_NY, whole genome shotgun sequence, the proteins below share one genomic window:
- the LOC138316856 gene encoding sodium-dependent glucose transporter 1-like → MVGIHALHGILQSILNVGITTASIQIWGTDSRGRTYVFILYAFLEISCAVAPIGTAPFLHEKEITNEVANISNTPIQTGTCCSGDETFVNDTRSPSRYPQTDSRLYIAYSISAGMAVAVAVPFLIVYLKTGVEDSTGPQTFKKSTFLDKTSPVSNYLQFINIGLFSGIYTVMEVCYPQYLTVFCLRYLDWTKTSAAMVTSVLSFSRLGGKFVGIVLVRVMKAHTILLVVSLLDTFGFVCLNISVYTFDDIGVWASACITGLGTSIMWPTALSWINSNLIAVSGKVSSYLLVIAYLFALITPIALGHLMQEVSLLWFCYISLMASVVIVANVICMIIHTKRHDKGGHVYEAEIYTIESVNKKEAQSEVTRL, encoded by the exons GGAATCTTGCAATCCATACTCAATGTAG GCATCACCACGGCATCCATACAAATATGGGGAACTGATTCAAGAGGCAGGACCTATGTCTTCATTTTGTACGCGTTTCTAGAGATTTCCTGTGCAGTTGCACCCATCGGAACGGCGCCATTCTTGCATGAAAAGGAAATCACTAACGAAGTTGCAAATATCAGTAACACACCAATCCAGACCGGTACATGCTGCTCTGGAGATGAAACGTTTGTAAATGATACCAGATCTCCTTCCAGATACCCACAGACTGACTCGAGACTTTATATCGCTTACTCTATATCTGCAGGGATGGCGGTAGCTGTGGCAGTGCCGTTCTTGATTGTGTACCTGAAAACAGGTGTCGAAGATTCTACGGGACCACAAACGTTTAAGAAGAGCACATTTCTTGACAAAACGTCACCAGTCTCAAATTATCTGCAGTTCATCAACATTGGATTATTTTCCGGAATTTACACCGTCATGGAGGTGTGTTATCCACAATATCTAACGGTGTTCTGTCTCCGGTATCTAGATTGGACCAAGACCTCTGCAGCCATGGTAACGTCCGTCCTCTCGTTCTCTAGACTAGGTGGCAAATTTGTAGGAATTGTTCTAGTACGAGTGATGAAGGCACACACGATTTTACTGGTTGTTAGTCTTCTTGATACGTttgggtttgtttgtttaaatattaGTGTCTATACCTTTGATGATATTGGCGTCTGGGCATCAGCCTGTATAACCGGGTTAGGCACCAGTATCATGTGGCCTACCGCTCTTAGCTGGATCAACTCGAATCTGATTGCTGTCAGTGGTAAGGTGTCCAGCTACCTTCTTGTAATAGCGTACCTGTTTGCTCTAATTACCCCTATAGCTTTAGGACATCTAATGCAGGAGGTGTCTCTTCTCTGGTTTTGTTACATTAGTTTGATGGCGTCGGTTGTGATTGTAGCCAATGTTATATGTATGATAATTCACACAAAACGTCATGATAAGGGAGGTCATGTCTACGAAGCAGAGATATATACTATAGAGTCGGTGAACAAGAAAGAAGCCCAATCCGAGGTGACCAGATTGTGA